In the Clostridia bacterium genome, ACGACGACCTGCCGTGCATGGACGACGACGACGAGCGCAGGGGCAGGCCGTCCTGCCACGTCGCCTTCGGAGAGGCGCTCGCGCTTCTCGCCGGAGACGGCCTGCTGACGAAGGCGTTTTCCGTCGCTTCGGAGGGCGGCAGCGCGGAAGCGGTGCGCGTTATCTCCGACTGCGCCTACGAAATGGCGCTCGGGCAGGCGGATGAATTCGTCAACAAAGACGCATCAATTTTGGTTGACAATATACTCGAAATATACGCACGCAAGACGGGCGCACTGCTTGTTGCCGCCGCAGTCTGCGGAGGCATAGCAGCAGGTGCGGACGGCGAAACGCTCGATAAGCTCCGCGCCTTCGCACTCAATCTGGGGCTTGCGTTCCAGCTCCGCGACGACCTTCTCGACGCGGACGGCGAGGAAAGTTTGCTCATCGCCGTCGCGGGAAGAGCCGCCGCGGAAAAGCTCGCCGCAGAATACACTCAAAAAGCCGAAGCCGCGCTCGCGGGCTTCGGGAACAAAGGTTTTCTTCTGACGCTTACCGATAAATTACTTCACAGAAACAGATAGGACGTAAAATGCAGTTTTCGGACATCGCAAAACTGAATATGCCTCAGGCGGTGCGCGATATGAAGCAGGAGGAGCTGACCGCCCTCGCGGACGCGGTGCGCGAAGCGATAATCGCGACCGTTTCCAAAAACGGCGGACACCTCGCGTCGAGTCTCGGCTGCGTGGAGCTGACCGTCGCGCTGCTTAAG is a window encoding:
- a CDS encoding polyprenyl synthetase family protein, whose protein sequence is DDLPCMDDDDERRGRPSCHVAFGEALALLAGDGLLTKAFSVASEGGSAEAVRVISDCAYEMALGQADEFVNKDASILVDNILEIYARKTGALLVAAAVCGGIAAGADGETLDKLRAFALNLGLAFQLRDDLLDADGEESLLIAVAGRAAAEKLAAEYTQKAEAALAGFGNKGFLLTLTDKLLHRNR